Genomic segment of Avibacterium volantium:
CATCTTTTACTCAACCAAGCAAATTCATAGGAGGAACGCGTGGAACGGACATTATCCATTATTAAACCTGATGCGGTAGAGCGTAATTTAATTGGCAAAATTCTCAACCGCTTAGAAAGTGAAGGGTTTCGCATCATCGCGATGAAAATGGTGCATTTAACTCAAGAGCAAGCACAAGGGTTTTACGCAGAACATCAAGGAAAGCCATTTTTTGATGATTTGGTGAAATATATGACTTCCGCGCCAGTGGTGGTTTCGGTGCTAGAAAAAGAAAATGCAATAAAAAACTACCGCACTTTAATGGGCAAAACCAACCCAGAAGAAGCCGATGAAGGCACATTACGCAAAGAATTTGCCTTAAGCAAAACTCAAAACTGCGTTCACGGCTCTGATAGCCCAGAAAGCGCCGCCCGTGAAATTGCCTATTTCTTTGCGGATTCGGAAATTTGCCCACGAGCAGAATAATGTTGTGCTTTTATAAAAGTACAAGAGCGATAAAAACAAAAGAGCCAATAAAAATTGGCTCTTTTTTATGCTTATTGATAATAGCAAATTAATCCAAACGCGCTGCCATTTTGAGCCAGTCAGCTTTAAATTCACGGCGCATATTGTTGATTGCGTCAATAATATCGTGGTGAACAAGGTGTTCATTTTGGATTCCCACGCAGTAGCCGCCTTTGCCTTGTAAAAGCAGATCTACCGCATAAACACCCATACGTGAAGCTAAAATACGGTCAAAGGCGCAAGGTGTACCACCACGTTGGATATGCCCTAAAATGGTTGCGCGAGTTTCGTGTTTTACACGGGCTTCAATTTCTTTGGCTAACTCATTCACATCACAAATATGCTCTGTCATTGCAATGATTGCGTGGCGTTTACCTCTCAAAATACTACGTTCGATTTGTTGAATTAACGCTTCACGATCAAATTCCACTTCAGACGCTACGATGTATTCACAGCCACCTGCAATCCCCGCAGAAATGGTTAAGTCGCTACAATGTCTGCCCATTAATTCCACGATTGAAATACGTTGGTGCGAGCTTGATGTATCACGCAAGCGGTCAATGGCCGTTACGGCGGTTTCTAATGCGGTTTGATAGCCGATGGTATAATCCGTTCCAGCCACATCATTATCAATAGTGCCGGGGATCCCCACGCAAGGGAAGCCATGTTCTTCGGTAAGCAATTTTGCCCCCATATAAGAACCGTCTCCGCCGATAACAACGAGCGCATCAATACCGTGGGAACGTAAAATTTCTGCACATTTCGCCCGCACTTCTGGTTTTTTAAATTCTGGGAAACGTGCTGAACCAAGGAATGTTCCGCCGCGGTTAATAATATCTGATACGCTATAACGTGTTAATTGCTTGATTTTATTGTTATAAAGCCCGTGGTAGCCATCATAGATACCATAAACTTCTAAGCCTTCGCCTAAGGCTGAACGAACCACGCCACGGATCGCAGCATTCATTCCTGGGGCGTCCCCACCACTTGTTAATACGGCAATTTTTTTAATCATAATCGTTAATACCTTTATTCAAAGTTAATAATATAAAAACTGTGCGTAGCTTACACTATTCGCAAAACCTGCTCTAGAAAAATTTTGTGAATCCTATCACATTTTGATTTAGGTTAATTATTTGGCTGTAAGCTATCAGCTTGAGCTTGTTCAATCTGCACCACGCTGGTAGGTTCGTGATGAATTACTATATCCACACGGGGAAAACATCGGCGTAAACGCTGTTCAAGATGATCGGTAATTTGATGCGCTTCCACGAAAGAGAGATGATCATCGAGTTCTAAATGAAATTGAATGAAGCGAATTGCCCCTGAACGGCGTGTACGCAAATCGTGAAAGCCTAAAATATTCGGCTGCGATTGAATCACCTGTTCAATTTGCGTAATTTCTTCTGGCGGTAAAGCTTGATCGAGCAGCAATTGAATCGCATCATAAAACATCTGACCCGCATTAAATAAAATATATAAGGCGATCACAATTGCAAAAACTGCATCAGCCCACAGCACACCCCATAAGCTCAACCCTAAGGAACATAAAATGGCAATATTCATCAGCAAATCCGTTTGATAGTGCAAGCGATCCGCCTTAATCGCAGGGCTATCGGTTTGCTTGATAATATGGCTTTGATACAGCACCAGAAGCAACGTTGCCACAATAGAAAACAGCGTAACCATAATGCCGAGATAGGTTTGATTTAACGGCTGCGGTGAAGTTAAACGGTAAATCCCTTGTAATAAAAGGAAGATCGCACTACCAGAAATAAACGCACTTTGAATAAGTGAAGCAAGTGATTCCGCTTTGCCGTGTCCAAAAGAATGGTTGTGATCCGCTGGCATTAGGGCAAAACGCAAGATCAGCATATTCATAAAAGAAGCCAATAAATCCAGCGTGGAATCCGTAATGGACGCAAGCATACTGACGGAATCCGTTTTCCACCAGGCAAAACCTTTGATTAAAATTAACAGCAACGCGGTGAAAATGGCACAATTTGCCGCCCGTTTCACCTGTTTGGAATAGACTTCTTGCATTAAGGATTACAGCTCCAAGTGAAATGCCCATTGTTTAATTTCTGCATTTCTTTATCCACCACATATTTCTTCAAATAACGAATTACGCGGTTGTGTTTCATATTCATTAATTTGCGATCTTTGGCAATTTTCACGGAATATTGATATTGCACAAAACCGCAAAATGGAATCTCTTTACCCCGAGCCACGTTTACCTGCCAATCGGGATTTTGTTCAGTTGGATCGTAAATCACAAAGGCAAACAGCTCATTTTTTTTACTATAAATATCAAAATGCTCTACGCCAGTATTACGATAAACCCGTTTGCGTAAGACAATGCGCTCCTCCAAGGTTCGCTGCTGCCAATTTCTATCTTGCAACAGTTCAATCGCACTATGCCACTGTTCGGCAGTTTCGCCTTTTGGTACATAAACGTAACGAGCAATAGTGCCTAAATCTTGTTGCGAAGCAAGATAATAGCTTTGTCCACTGTGGTCAATTACCTCAGACACCGCTAATTGCGGTGAAGTGCTACAAGCCGTCAAAATAAGTGCGGTGAGAAAAACGGCAATTTTTTGCACCGCACTTTGGTTTCTTTCAATCCATTGTTTCATTTTATTCACTTAAATCACGTTTAAACACGAATTCCTTTTCCGTTGATGAAGTGGCGTCAAACCAGTAGCCACCGAGATCGAAATCTTTTAATTGTTCCACTTGAGTGAGACGATTTTGAATGATGTAGCGACACATTAAACCGCGCGCTTTTTTCGCATAAAAGCTGATCACTTTATATTTACCATTCTTATTATCTAAAAAGACTGGTTTTACAATATGCGCCTTCAACTCGCTTTCCTTAACGGATTTATAGTATTCATCGGAGGCAAGATTGACCAACACATTATCCCCTTGCTGATCCAAAGCTTGTTGCACCGCCGCGGTGATAATATTGCCCCAAAAATGATATAAATCCTTGCCTTTCGGGTTGGCTAATTTTGTTCCCATTTCTAAACGATAAGGCTGCATTAAATCCAAAGGACGTAGCAGACCATATAAGCCCGACAACATTCTCAAGTGCTGCTGGGCGAATAAAATATCATCACGGGATAAATGCGCGGCATCTAGCCCCGTATAAACATCACCTTTGAACGCAAAAATCGCAGGGCGCGAGTTTTGTTCATTGTGATCCTGATTCCACTGCGCAAAACGCGCCACATTTAATGCGGCTAATTTATCGCTAATGGACATTAAAGAGGCGACATCGTGTGGCGCAAGCTGACGACAAATACCAATCAGCTGTTCGCTATATTCCGTTAAATCAGGTTGAGAAACGTCAAATTTTTCCACCGCACTTTCAAAATCAAGAGTTTTAGCGGGAGAGATAATTGCTAACATAATGAAATCCTTATAAATTCTTTAAAGCGTTAAGGGCAGTTGCCATTCTATCGGCGCTAATTGATGCTGTTGTAAATAGGCGTTCGTTTGCGAAAAATGCTTGCAACCGAGAAATCCGCGATGTGCAGATAAGGGCGAAGGGTGCGGCGCAGTTAGCACGCAATGTTTTTGTCTATCAATAAATTGCCCTTTTTTCTGCGCGTGGCTGCCCCATAAGAGAAAAACAAGATTTTCGCGTTGTTCATTTAAGGCGGCAATCACCCGATCGGTAAAAGTTTCCCAACCAAAATTTGAATGGGAATGGGCTTTGCCTTGTTCCACGGTTAGAACCGTATTTAACAGCAGTACACCTTGTTCTGCCCAGCTCACTAAATAACCGTGCTGAGGAATTTGAAAGCCCACATCATTGGCTAATTCTTTATAAATATTGACTAACGAGGGTGGTGGCGCAATACCGGGTTTCACCGAAAAAGATAAACCGTGCGCTTGGTTTGGCCCGTGGTAAGGATCTTGCCCCAAAATCACCACTTTCACTTGATCAAACTCGGTTAATTTGAAGGCATTGAAAATCTCATTGCTCGGCGGATAGACAATTTTGCCCGCCGCTTTTTCACGCTGGACTTGTTGTAAGATTTGCTGAAAATAAGGCTGGCTTTTCTCGCCACCAATCACATCTTTCCACGTTTTCATTTTGTTTTCCTCAGCGTTAAACCTAGGCTAAGATTATAAAGAACCTCACCTCAAATTAACAGCCTCTATTCCAATTTAATGTTTAATTAATCTTTATAAAAA
This window contains:
- the ndk gene encoding nucleoside-diphosphate kinase is translated as MERTLSIIKPDAVERNLIGKILNRLESEGFRIIAMKMVHLTQEQAQGFYAEHQGKPFFDDLVKYMTSAPVVVSVLEKENAIKNYRTLMGKTNPEEADEGTLRKEFALSKTQNCVHGSDSPESAAREIAYFFADSEICPRAE
- the pfkA gene encoding 6-phosphofructokinase, yielding MIKKIAVLTSGGDAPGMNAAIRGVVRSALGEGLEVYGIYDGYHGLYNNKIKQLTRYSVSDIINRGGTFLGSARFPEFKKPEVRAKCAEILRSHGIDALVVIGGDGSYMGAKLLTEEHGFPCVGIPGTIDNDVAGTDYTIGYQTALETAVTAIDRLRDTSSSHQRISIVELMGRHCSDLTISAGIAGGCEYIVASEVEFDREALIQQIERSILRGKRHAIIAMTEHICDVNELAKEIEARVKHETRATILGHIQRGGTPCAFDRILASRMGVYAVDLLLQGKGGYCVGIQNEHLVHHDIIDAINNMRREFKADWLKMAARLD
- a CDS encoding cation diffusion facilitator family transporter, whose amino-acid sequence is MQEVYSKQVKRAANCAIFTALLLILIKGFAWWKTDSVSMLASITDSTLDLLASFMNMLILRFALMPADHNHSFGHGKAESLASLIQSAFISGSAIFLLLQGIYRLTSPQPLNQTYLGIMVTLFSIVATLLLVLYQSHIIKQTDSPAIKADRLHYQTDLLMNIAILCSLGLSLWGVLWADAVFAIVIALYILFNAGQMFYDAIQLLLDQALPPEEITQIEQVIQSQPNILGFHDLRTRRSGAIRFIQFHLELDDHLSFVEAHQITDHLEQRLRRCFPRVDIVIHHEPTSVVQIEQAQADSLQPNN
- the yaaA gene encoding peroxide stress protein YaaA; this encodes MLAIISPAKTLDFESAVEKFDVSQPDLTEYSEQLIGICRQLAPHDVASLMSISDKLAALNVARFAQWNQDHNEQNSRPAIFAFKGDVYTGLDAAHLSRDDILFAQQHLRMLSGLYGLLRPLDLMQPYRLEMGTKLANPKGKDLYHFWGNIITAAVQQALDQQGDNVLVNLASDEYYKSVKESELKAHIVKPVFLDNKNGKYKVISFYAKKARGLMCRYIIQNRLTQVEQLKDFDLGGYWFDATSSTEKEFVFKRDLSE
- the ung gene encoding uracil-DNA glycosylase, giving the protein MKTWKDVIGGEKSQPYFQQILQQVQREKAAGKIVYPPSNEIFNAFKLTEFDQVKVVILGQDPYHGPNQAHGLSFSVKPGIAPPPSLVNIYKELANDVGFQIPQHGYLVSWAEQGVLLLNTVLTVEQGKAHSHSNFGWETFTDRVIAALNEQRENLVFLLWGSHAQKKGQFIDRQKHCVLTAPHPSPLSAHRGFLGCKHFSQTNAYLQQHQLAPIEWQLPLTL